From a region of the Methanoculleus receptaculi genome:
- the tnpC gene encoding IS66 family transposase, with protein MERDDILALIQNDPEAIVTIIQRLEEEVKQLQELCSLQQARIAELERRLNMNSQNSSRPPSTDGFKRPQKERKKTGKRPGGQKGHEGRTIEWCEAPDIIQTHRADVCEECGASLALVPASSVQKRQVHDISPLQVVVTEHHAETVVCPHCGRIHEGSFPEEVPAYLQYGYNTRALMVYFCIYQLLPYERSAEIFTDIFGCSPVKATLMQSVSACAANLDGFEEEVKHLLQGAPVLHADETGFRVNGKREWLHTASTDLLTLYGHHPKRGSAAMDAIGVLPSFKGIMVHDCWSPYFGYACEHAVCNAHILRDLKGISEDTGQRWSDEMHDLLLEIYAAVDGAPESAGSLTPIEIEEFQRRFDLILENGNAENPSSPLPVQGGRRSRKRQTPAENLIDRCQKYRVEILRFMTDFRVPFTNNLAERDIRMVKVQQKISGTSQLCGGGI; from the coding sequence ATGGAACGTGACGATATTCTTGCACTGATACAGAACGACCCTGAAGCGATCGTCACGATCATCCAGCGTCTGGAAGAAGAAGTCAAGCAACTTCAAGAACTCTGCTCACTTCAGCAGGCCCGGATCGCTGAACTCGAACGACGTCTCAACATGAACAGTCAAAACAGCAGTCGTCCCCCATCCACCGATGGCTTCAAACGGCCTCAGAAAGAGCGTAAAAAGACCGGGAAACGTCCGGGGGGTCAGAAAGGACATGAAGGTCGGACGATTGAATGGTGTGAGGCTCCAGACATCATCCAGACACACCGCGCAGATGTCTGTGAAGAATGTGGTGCATCCCTTGCTCTCGTCCCGGCATCCTCTGTTCAGAAGAGACAGGTTCATGACATTTCCCCCCTCCAGGTAGTTGTTACCGAACATCACGCTGAAACGGTCGTCTGCCCACACTGTGGTCGGATACATGAAGGGTCATTCCCGGAGGAGGTTCCGGCTTACCTCCAATACGGCTACAATACCCGGGCGTTGATGGTTTACTTCTGCATCTACCAGTTGCTTCCGTATGAACGTTCAGCGGAGATCTTCACGGACATCTTTGGGTGTTCCCCGGTCAAGGCAACCCTGATGCAGTCCGTTTCAGCCTGTGCAGCAAACCTTGACGGTTTTGAAGAAGAGGTGAAACACCTTCTGCAGGGAGCACCTGTTCTGCATGCTGATGAAACCGGATTCCGGGTGAACGGCAAACGAGAATGGCTGCATACAGCCAGTACGGATCTCCTCACGCTGTATGGTCATCATCCGAAAAGAGGATCGGCGGCGATGGATGCGATCGGTGTACTTCCCTCGTTCAAAGGGATCATGGTCCATGACTGCTGGTCGCCATACTTCGGGTATGCATGCGAGCATGCGGTCTGTAATGCCCATATCCTCCGCGATCTCAAAGGTATATCGGAGGATACCGGCCAGCGTTGGTCTGATGAGATGCATGATCTCCTTCTTGAGATCTACGCCGCTGTTGATGGAGCCCCGGAATCAGCGGGTTCTCTCACACCGATTGAGATCGAGGAGTTTCAAAGACGATTTGATCTGATCCTCGAGAACGGGAATGCAGAGAACCCCTCCTCTCCTCTGCCGGTTCAAGGAGGGAGACGCAGTCGGAAGAGACAAACCCCTGCAGAAAACCTCATTGACCGGTGTCAGAAATATCGTGTAGAGATTCTCCGGTTCATGACCGATTTCAGGGTGCCGTTTACGAACAACCTTGCAGAGCGCGATATCAGGATGGTGAAGGTTCAGCAGAAGATCTCAGGGACGTCTCAGTTGTGTGGAGGGGGCATCTAA